The following coding sequences are from one Thermodesulfobacteriota bacterium window:
- the cobA gene encoding uroporphyrinogen-III C-methyltransferase, with protein MATGKVYLIGAGPGDPGLITVKGVECIRNADVVVYDYLAADQLLAYARQDAEIIYVGKKGGDHTLPQEGINALIADKAAGGKTVARLKGGDPFIFGRGGEEAEYLVERGIAFEIVPGVTSAIAAPAYAGIPLTHRDFTSSVCLVTGHEKPDKEVSSINWPALASLGGTLVFFMGVKNLPHITGQLMANGLAAGTPVALVRWGTTPEQKTVTGTLADIVEKARQAGLQAPCIIVVGEVIRLRETIGWFENRPLFGKRIVVTRARAQASELVKLLTDLGAACLECPTIRIEAPEDFSALDAALDNLAAYDWLVFTSVNGVEFFFSRLFEKGLDVRALHQVQTAVIGPATRDRLLAFGLRSDIMPDSYRAESVVEAFRGRDMNGKKVLLPRAAEARFVLPRELAAMGAQVDEIPVYFTRQDTSAADELLAALKEKQVDMITFTSSSTVKNFRALLPADPAEAGRLLQGVTIASIGPITTETAQQEGFTVDVTAGEYTIDGLTEAIRDYFSR; from the coding sequence ATGGCGACAGGTAAAGTCTATCTTATCGGAGCGGGGCCGGGAGATCCGGGCCTGATCACGGTCAAAGGGGTTGAATGCATCCGCAACGCGGACGTGGTGGTCTACGATTACCTGGCCGCCGACCAGCTTCTGGCCTATGCCCGCCAGGACGCGGAAATCATCTATGTGGGCAAGAAGGGCGGGGACCACACTCTGCCCCAGGAGGGGATCAACGCCCTGATCGCCGACAAGGCGGCCGGCGGCAAGACTGTCGCACGCCTGAAAGGCGGCGACCCCTTCATCTTCGGCCGCGGCGGCGAGGAAGCCGAGTACCTGGTCGAGCGGGGAATTGCTTTTGAGATCGTTCCCGGCGTCACCTCGGCCATTGCCGCACCCGCCTATGCCGGCATCCCTTTGACCCACCGGGACTTCACCTCCTCGGTCTGCCTGGTGACGGGCCATGAAAAACCGGACAAGGAAGTCTCCAGCATCAACTGGCCGGCCCTGGCCTCCCTGGGCGGCACCCTGGTCTTTTTCATGGGCGTGAAAAACCTGCCCCACATCACCGGACAGCTCATGGCCAACGGCCTCGCGGCCGGCACGCCGGTGGCCCTGGTCCGCTGGGGAACCACGCCGGAACAGAAGACCGTCACCGGCACCCTGGCCGACATCGTGGAAAAAGCGCGGCAGGCGGGCCTGCAGGCGCCCTGCATCATCGTGGTCGGCGAGGTCATCCGCCTGCGGGAAACCATCGGCTGGTTTGAGAACCGGCCTTTGTTCGGCAAAAGAATCGTCGTTACCCGGGCCCGGGCCCAGGCCAGCGAACTGGTCAAGCTGCTGACCGATCTGGGCGCGGCCTGCCTGGAGTGCCCCACCATCCGCATCGAGGCGCCGGAGGATTTCTCGGCCCTGGACGCGGCCCTGGACAACCTGGCCGCCTACGACTGGCTGGTGTTCACCAGCGTCAACGGCGTGGAGTTCTTCTTTTCGCGGCTGTTTGAAAAAGGGCTGGACGTGCGGGCACTGCATCAGGTGCAAACCGCCGTCATCGGGCCGGCCACCCGGGACCGCCTGCTGGCCTTCGGGCTCCGCTCCGACATCATGCCCGACAGCTACCGGGCCGAGTCGGTGGTGGAGGCTTTCCGCGGCCGGGACATGAACGGCAAAAAGGTGCTTCTGCCCCGGGCCGCCGAGGCGCGTTTCGTCCTTCCCAGGGAACTTGCGGCCATGGGGGCGCAGGTGGATGAAATCCCGGTCTATTTTACCCGGCAGGACACCTCGGCCGCCGATGAATTGCTGGCGGCGTTAAAAGAGAAACAGGTGGACATGATCACCTTTACCAGCTCCTCCACCGTCAAGAATTTCCGCGCCCTGCTGCCGGCCGATCCGGCCGAAGCCGGCCGCCTGCTGCAAGGCGTGACCATTGCCTCCATCGGGCCCATCACCACGGAGACCGCGCAGCAGGAGGGGTTTACGGTGGATGTAACGGCCGGGGAGTATACGATCGATGGATTGACCGAAGCGATACGGGATTACTTTTCCCGATAA
- a CDS encoding 4'-phosphopantetheinyl transferase superfamily protein, protein MKYLYPVIMTVPAAVSGLRRAERQRALSRFAREPLTVSADKAGLTLPALLEKDRRGAPLPADGLWWSVTHKPEFAGGIVSTEKTGIDIEKIAPYSPALMKKIVSPEEARLFDADSADILFRCWTAKEAVLKATGRGLAGLSRCRVEAVMNHMELAVSFDCYLWSVEQCFFSGHLAAVAKKEEDRVVWALLDENGKDIPLDKMKD, encoded by the coding sequence ATGAAATATCTTTATCCCGTCATTATGACCGTGCCGGCGGCGGTGTCCGGCCTGCGCCGGGCCGAACGACAGCGCGCCTTGAGCCGTTTCGCACGGGAACCCCTGACCGTTTCCGCGGACAAAGCCGGGTTGACCCTGCCGGCTCTCCTGGAAAAGGATCGCCGGGGCGCGCCTCTTCCGGCCGACGGCCTGTGGTGGTCGGTAACCCACAAGCCCGAGTTTGCCGGCGGCATTGTTTCCACGGAAAAAACCGGCATTGATATCGAGAAGATTGCCCCATACTCACCGGCCCTGATGAAGAAAATCGTCAGCCCGGAGGAAGCGCGCCTGTTTGACGCCGATTCGGCGGATATCCTGTTCCGCTGCTGGACCGCCAAGGAGGCCGTCCTCAAGGCCACCGGCCGGGGGCTGGCCGGCCTTTCCCGGTGCCGGGTGGAAGCGGTGATGAACCATATGGAACTGGCCGTTTCCTTTGACTGCTACCTCTGGTCCGTGGAGCAGTGCTTTTTCAGTGGCCACCTGGCGGCCGTGGCGAAAAAAGAGGAGGATCGCGTTGTATGGGCCCTGCTGGACGAGAATGGGAAAGACATCCCGCTCGATAAAATGAAAGACTGA
- a CDS encoding 4Fe-4S binding protein, with protein MIDRRNAGAVYKFRELLYRYGCGSDHIVFKYGGNMKQAALAIKDKLVELRQWDKTYKALRKHLDTLPVGMPATFSGVERRLLKAMFSIDDARLAVYMDWHFETADAIFARAGAPLGLSREEISDRLSAMEKKGIIFARQTDGVWEYALHPLIIGMYEMQLNRMNPGFYLDLREYVTKIWGIEYLTSAIPQMRVVPVEKSITPEHPIATYDEIRKIIQNTEKGISIAECICRKAKEMVGEPCKKTDRKEICLGFRDFGDMYTRNGWGRPITKEEALAHLDQAEKEGLVIQPSNEKEPQFICLCCGCCCGILEMMRTMPRPADFTASNYYVALDLESCNGCGKCVRRCQMGAFEIKDKKAVLNLDKCIGCGLCVTTCKTQSLKLVKKDMETVPPESTEAMFETIMAGKKGGVGRLVAAAKGAMGMKP; from the coding sequence ATGATCGACCGGCGAAACGCGGGAGCGGTTTACAAATTCCGGGAGTTGCTATATCGTTACGGCTGCGGTTCAGATCATATTGTTTTCAAATACGGAGGCAACATGAAACAGGCGGCCCTGGCGATCAAAGACAAGCTGGTTGAATTACGGCAGTGGGACAAAACCTATAAAGCCCTGCGGAAGCACCTGGACACCCTGCCGGTGGGAATGCCGGCCACTTTTTCCGGGGTGGAGCGACGGCTGCTCAAGGCCATGTTCAGCATTGACGACGCCCGGCTGGCGGTTTACATGGACTGGCATTTTGAAACCGCGGACGCGATTTTCGCCAGGGCCGGCGCGCCCCTGGGCCTGTCCCGGGAAGAAATAAGCGACCGGCTCTCGGCCATGGAAAAAAAAGGAATCATTTTTGCCCGGCAGACGGACGGTGTGTGGGAGTACGCCCTGCATCCGCTGATCATCGGCATGTACGAAATGCAGTTAAACCGCATGAACCCGGGCTTCTACCTGGATCTGCGGGAATACGTGACCAAGATCTGGGGTATCGAATACCTGACATCGGCCATTCCCCAGATGCGGGTCGTCCCGGTGGAAAAAAGCATCACGCCGGAGCACCCCATCGCCACCTATGATGAAATCAGAAAGATCATCCAAAACACGGAAAAGGGGATTTCCATCGCCGAGTGCATCTGCCGCAAGGCCAAGGAGATGGTGGGCGAACCGTGCAAAAAAACGGATCGCAAGGAAATATGCCTGGGGTTTCGCGATTTCGGGGACATGTACACCCGAAACGGCTGGGGACGCCCGATTACCAAAGAAGAGGCCCTGGCCCATCTGGACCAGGCGGAAAAAGAAGGGCTGGTGATTCAGCCGTCCAACGAGAAGGAGCCCCAGTTCATCTGCCTGTGCTGCGGCTGCTGCTGCGGCATCCTGGAAATGATGCGCACCATGCCCCGGCCGGCGGATTTTACGGCCTCCAACTATTACGTCGCGCTGGACCTCGAATCCTGCAACGGCTGCGGCAAGTGCGTCCGGCGCTGCCAGATGGGCGCCTTTGAAATTAAGGACAAAAAAGCCGTCCTGAATCTGGACAAATGCATCGGCTGCGGCCTGTGCGTGACCACCTGCAAGACCCAATCGCTGAAGCTGGTCAAAAAGGATATGGAAACCGTGCCGCCGGAATCAACCGAGGCGATGTTTGAAACCATCATGGCCGGGAAAAAGGGCGGCGTCGGCCGCCTGGTGGCCGCGGCTAAAGGGGCCATGGGGATGAAGCCTTAA
- a CDS encoding NAD(P)/FAD-dependent oxidoreductase, whose translation MIQWVLLAGLCLLFACSPAEVKTASDQAADYDVIVIGAGGGGLGAAARLALAGKKVLVFEQHDKVGGYMTGFSRGDYTFDVSLHAMDGLDPGGLTHGWFQELDIYRRLKPVRLDPMYRAAFPGFALDVPADIEQYRKLLKEKFPLEAAGIDRLFETLDRIELTSSAGLQYMKGNTWGAMWEGLKHPRAIRTMRKYWDVTLTQLLDEFISDQRLRSVFTQLSYFLGDGPDRISALVFAAMWNSYHRHGYYYFEGGSQSVSDALAAVIREHGGEIRLNTLVKKILIEDGRAVGVRTKNNQVWRSRCVISNANAPDTLLKLAGRDHLPEDYAKKVEAMEIAASAFVVYLGVEADYTPEFPARVHELMINISEDPVTNTQGMREGKIEKVPYAITNYSMVDPGAAPAGKNVITLTTVLPYDWLKGWHEDEGHSKYTAFKNFIGEKLIAQAETYLPGLNSRIEVMEVGSPRTMNHYTLNPKGSILGWANTPQQSMLNRLPQETPIENLYLAGAWTFPCGGQSAVIMSGILAADKVLKKM comes from the coding sequence ATGATCCAGTGGGTTCTGCTGGCCGGACTGTGCCTGCTGTTCGCCTGTTCGCCGGCTGAGGTGAAAACGGCGTCGGACCAGGCGGCGGATTACGATGTGATCGTGATCGGCGCCGGCGGCGGCGGTCTCGGGGCCGCGGCCAGGCTGGCCCTGGCGGGGAAAAAAGTGCTGGTTTTTGAGCAGCATGATAAAGTGGGCGGGTACATGACCGGTTTTTCCCGCGGGGATTATACTTTTGACGTATCCCTCCACGCCATGGACGGCCTTGATCCCGGCGGCCTTACCCATGGATGGTTCCAGGAACTGGACATTTACCGGCGCCTCAAGCCGGTCCGGCTGGACCCCATGTACCGGGCCGCCTTTCCCGGATTTGCCCTGGATGTTCCCGCGGACATTGAACAGTACCGGAAACTGCTGAAGGAAAAGTTTCCTCTTGAGGCCGCCGGTATTGACCGGCTGTTTGAAACCCTGGACCGGATCGAACTGACCTCCTCCGCCGGCTTGCAATACATGAAAGGCAATACCTGGGGCGCCATGTGGGAAGGCCTGAAGCATCCCCGGGCGATTCGCACCATGCGCAAATACTGGGATGTCACCCTGACCCAACTGCTGGATGAGTTTATTTCGGACCAGCGGCTGCGGTCTGTCTTCACGCAGCTCTCCTATTTTCTGGGTGACGGTCCGGACCGGATTTCGGCCCTGGTGTTCGCGGCCATGTGGAACAGCTACCACCGCCACGGCTATTACTATTTTGAGGGCGGCTCCCAGTCCGTTTCCGACGCCCTGGCGGCGGTGATCCGGGAGCACGGCGGGGAAATCCGGCTCAACACCCTGGTGAAAAAAATACTGATCGAAGACGGGCGGGCGGTCGGTGTCCGGACCAAAAACAACCAGGTCTGGCGGAGCCGTTGCGTGATATCCAACGCCAACGCGCCCGACACCCTGCTCAAGCTGGCCGGTCGTGATCATCTGCCGGAGGATTACGCGAAAAAAGTGGAAGCCATGGAGATCGCCGCTTCCGCCTTTGTGGTCTATCTGGGAGTGGAAGCCGACTATACGCCTGAGTTTCCGGCCAGGGTCCATGAACTGATGATCAACATTTCCGAAGACCCGGTGACCAACACTCAAGGAATGCGGGAAGGAAAGATCGAAAAAGTGCCATACGCCATCACCAACTACTCCATGGTGGACCCCGGGGCGGCGCCGGCGGGTAAAAACGTCATTACCCTGACGACGGTCCTTCCCTATGACTGGCTTAAAGGCTGGCATGAAGACGAAGGGCACAGCAAATACACGGCTTTCAAAAATTTCATAGGCGAAAAACTGATCGCCCAGGCCGAAACTTACCTGCCGGGCCTGAACTCCCGGATCGAAGTCATGGAAGTCGGATCGCCGCGTACCATGAACCATTACACCTTAAACCCCAAAGGCTCCATCCTGGGCTGGGCCAATACCCCGCAGCAGAGCATGCTCAATCGGCTGCCCCAGGAAACACCCATAGAAAATCTTTACCTGGCCGGGGCCTGGACCTTTCCCTGCGGCGGGCAGTCGGCGGTGATCATGTCCGGCATCCTGGCGGCGGACAAGGTCTTGAAAAAAATGTAG
- a CDS encoding MFS transporter has translation MALTRTEKSWILYDVANSAFVLIVTTTLMPIFFKTHAAREVTPDTATAYWGFTVAASSLLLALLAPFLGALADFEGNKRRFLSWAVAIGVTATLMLSLVRPGQWLLCLALYGLARIGFSGANIFYDAFLVDVTTDERMDRISAYGYGWGYIGSVAPFLAAIALLFLFKSLAAADQFPAPGFSAAFLLTAAWWGLFSIPIFRNVRQAHFTPASSRPLADSLAALITTIRKIGLYKNIALFLLAYFFYIDGVDTIISMSLAYGLDQKLNQTVLIGVVLFIQVLGWPCAIAFGLLAARISAKRMILAGIGVYCLLTFVGYMLPVIEDPGLKVAVFFAMGFLIALAQGGIQSLSRSFFGRMIPKEQAAEFFGFYNIFGKFAAIIGPALMGLTTLATGSSRHGVLSILLLFIAGGVLLCFVREPERP, from the coding sequence TTGGCCCTGACCCGCACGGAAAAAAGCTGGATCCTTTACGATGTGGCCAATTCCGCCTTTGTCCTCATCGTCACCACCACCCTGATGCCGATTTTTTTCAAAACCCACGCGGCCCGGGAGGTGACGCCGGACACGGCCACGGCGTACTGGGGGTTCACCGTGGCCGCCTCTTCGTTGCTGTTGGCGCTGTTGGCGCCGTTTCTGGGGGCCCTGGCCGACTTTGAAGGCAACAAGCGGCGGTTTCTGTCCTGGGCCGTGGCCATCGGGGTGACCGCCACCCTGATGCTGTCCCTGGTCCGGCCCGGCCAGTGGCTGCTCTGCCTGGCCCTGTATGGCCTGGCCCGGATCGGGTTTTCCGGGGCCAATATTTTCTATGACGCCTTTCTGGTGGACGTGACCACGGATGAGCGCATGGACCGGATTTCCGCTTACGGGTACGGCTGGGGGTACATCGGCAGCGTCGCGCCTTTTCTGGCCGCCATCGCCCTTCTCTTTTTATTCAAAAGCCTTGCCGCCGCCGATCAGTTCCCGGCTCCGGGATTTTCAGCGGCTTTTCTGCTGACCGCCGCCTGGTGGGGGCTGTTCTCCATACCGATCTTCAGGAACGTCCGGCAGGCCCATTTTACGCCGGCGTCGTCCCGGCCCCTGGCCGATTCCCTGGCCGCCCTGATCACCACCATCAGAAAAATCGGGCTCTATAAAAACATCGCCCTGTTTCTGCTGGCCTATTTTTTTTATATCGACGGCGTGGACACCATCATCAGCATGTCCCTGGCCTACGGGCTGGACCAGAAGCTGAACCAGACCGTCCTGATCGGCGTGGTGCTGTTCATCCAGGTCCTGGGCTGGCCCTGCGCCATTGCCTTCGGCCTGCTGGCCGCCCGGATTTCCGCCAAGCGCATGATCCTGGCGGGGATCGGCGTTTACTGCCTGCTGACGTTTGTCGGTTACATGCTGCCGGTAATTGAAGACCCCGGTCTCAAGGTGGCGGTCTTTTTTGCCATGGGATTTCTCATCGCCCTGGCCCAGGGCGGCATCCAGTCCCTGAGCCGCTCCTTTTTCGGTCGCATGATTCCCAAGGAGCAGGCGGCGGAGTTCTTCGGGTTTTACAACATCTTCGGAAAATTCGCGGCCATCATCGGACCGGCCCTGATGGGCCTGACCACCCTGGCCACCGGGTCGTCCCGCCACGGGGTGCTGTCCATTTTACTTCTGTTTATCGCCGGCGGCGTGCTGCTGTGCTTTGTCAGGGAACCGGAGCGTCCTTAA
- a CDS encoding acetate--CoA ligase family protein produces the protein MDKLDAIFSPKSVAVIGASTTPGKVGHDLFENILDGHFQGTLYPVNPRAEAILCVKTYPSVLAITDPVDLAMIILPPEAALIAIDECITKKVKGVVIVSAGFKEVGGRGKEIEEEIARRCRKAGIPLVGPNCLGVINPKDKVRLNASFSARMPKTGNISFISQSGALCTAVLDFAADMGVGFSKFISTGNKADVDELDLLKYLHKDADTDVIMMYLEQLKRGGQEFVETVREITSGKNPTPILAIKSGRTGAGAAAASSHTGSIAGSEGVYDAIFAETGIIRVESVNELFDYAGAFAAKKFPRGKRIAIVTNAGGPGIVATDMTEVSGLELARFSPETTEVLASHLPPTANINNPVDVIGDADPDRYHNALDAVIKDENTDSALVILTPQSMTNAIKTARVISKIARRTPKPVVCAFMGVIDVSEGVRHLQENHIPVYRFPENAAKAIGALYRSEQWVHRQHLAQFKLTHNKKRAREIINACRKKGQTYLGELEGNELLACYGFNVLPTRLAETADQAVEIAEATGYPVVMKIVSPQIIHKSEADGVRVWLKTEDEVRAAFETIVANARNYDSRATIRGVLVQKLAPLGEEVILGVNRYPDFGHLIMFGLGGIFVELFKDVVFRLAPIGRNNAVRMIRSIHSFPMLDGFRGKPKRDVLALQKMLVSLSDMVVDNPSIVELDINPLMVHEEGRGATVADVRIIIDPPDKSRSDLRP, from the coding sequence ATGGACAAACTTGACGCGATATTCTCCCCCAAATCCGTGGCCGTGATCGGCGCCTCCACCACCCCCGGCAAGGTGGGCCATGACCTGTTTGAAAACATTCTCGACGGCCATTTCCAGGGAACCCTCTATCCGGTCAACCCCAGGGCGGAGGCCATTCTCTGCGTCAAAACCTATCCCAGCGTGCTGGCCATAACCGACCCGGTGGACCTGGCCATGATCATTCTGCCGCCCGAGGCGGCCCTGATCGCCATCGATGAATGCATCACCAAAAAGGTCAAAGGGGTGGTCATCGTCTCGGCCGGGTTCAAGGAGGTCGGCGGCAGGGGCAAGGAGATCGAGGAGGAGATCGCCCGGCGCTGCCGCAAAGCCGGCATCCCCCTGGTGGGACCCAACTGCTTGGGCGTGATCAATCCCAAGGACAAGGTCCGCCTCAATGCCAGCTTTTCCGCCCGCATGCCCAAAACCGGCAACATCTCTTTTATCTCCCAGAGCGGCGCCCTGTGCACGGCGGTCCTGGATTTCGCCGCCGACATGGGGGTGGGGTTCTCCAAGTTCATCTCCACCGGCAACAAGGCCGACGTGGACGAGCTGGACCTGCTCAAGTACCTTCACAAGGACGCCGACACCGACGTCATCATGATGTACCTGGAGCAGCTCAAGCGGGGCGGCCAGGAGTTTGTCGAGACCGTGCGGGAGATCACCTCCGGGAAAAATCCCACCCCCATCCTGGCCATCAAATCGGGCCGGACCGGCGCCGGCGCTGCCGCCGCCTCTTCCCATACCGGTTCCATTGCCGGGTCTGAAGGCGTGTATGACGCCATCTTCGCCGAGACCGGCATCATCCGGGTGGAGTCGGTCAATGAACTGTTTGATTACGCCGGCGCCTTTGCCGCCAAAAAATTTCCCCGGGGCAAGCGCATCGCCATCGTCACCAATGCCGGCGGACCGGGCATCGTGGCCACGGACATGACTGAAGTCAGCGGCCTGGAACTGGCCCGCTTTTCCCCGGAGACCACCGAGGTCCTGGCCAGCCACCTGCCGCCCACGGCCAATATCAACAACCCGGTGGACGTCATCGGCGACGCCGACCCGGACCGCTACCATAACGCCCTGGATGCCGTCATCAAGGATGAAAACACGGACAGCGCCCTGGTCATATTGACGCCCCAGTCCATGACCAACGCCATCAAGACCGCCCGGGTGATTTCCAAGATCGCCCGGCGGACACCCAAGCCGGTGGTCTGCGCCTTCATGGGCGTCATCGACGTGTCCGAAGGGGTCCGGCACCTTCAGGAAAACCATATTCCGGTCTACCGTTTCCCGGAAAACGCCGCCAAGGCCATCGGCGCCCTGTACCGCTCGGAGCAGTGGGTGCATCGCCAGCACCTGGCTCAGTTCAAGCTGACACACAACAAAAAACGGGCCAGAGAAATCATCAACGCCTGCCGGAAAAAAGGGCAGACCTATCTTGGCGAACTGGAAGGAAACGAACTGCTGGCCTGTTACGGATTTAACGTCCTGCCCACCCGGCTGGCCGAAACCGCCGACCAGGCCGTGGAGATCGCCGAAGCAACAGGGTATCCGGTGGTCATGAAGATCGTTTCTCCGCAGATCATTCACAAGTCCGAGGCGGACGGCGTGCGGGTCTGGCTGAAAACCGAAGATGAGGTCCGGGCCGCGTTTGAGACCATCGTCGCCAACGCCCGCAATTACGATTCCCGGGCCACGATCCGGGGCGTCCTGGTGCAGAAACTGGCCCCCCTGGGGGAGGAGGTTATCCTCGGCGTCAACCGCTATCCGGATTTCGGCCATCTGATCATGTTCGGCCTGGGCGGTATTTTTGTGGAGCTGTTCAAGGACGTGGTCTTCCGTCTGGCGCCCATCGGCCGCAACAATGCCGTGCGGATGATCAGAAGCATTCACTCCTTTCCCATGCTGGACGGATTTCGGGGAAAGCCGAAACGGGATGTGCTGGCCCTGCAGAAAATGCTGGTCAGCCTGTCGGACATGGTGGTGGACAACCCGTCCATCGTGGAACTGGATATCAACCCCCTGATGGTCCATGAAGAGGGCCGGGGCGCCACCGTGGCGGACGTGCGGATCATCATCGACCCGCCGGACAAGAGTCGATCGGACTTGCGGCCATGA